CGACCGCCGTGGCCGGCGCGCAGCAGGAGGACGGCCCGCTGGCCGAAACCATCGCGCGCGCGCTCGGCGCACACACCGTGAGCGCCGCCGCCCTCGATCCGGACGACCGGCCCCTCGTCGTCACCGCATACAACCACGGTACCGACGACTGGTCCAAGCAGCTCGCCCGGCTGGCGCGGTGGCGCAGCGGATACAGCTTCGCACTCGTCCAGGCGCCGGGTGTGACCGAGCTGGCCGACGTGGTCGGCACTCTGCGGCGCCTCGGCGACGCGACCGCGGTCTACGCGGTTACGGCTCGCGCTTTCGCCTTCACGGCGCCACCGCCCTTCGACGCGCGCGAGGCGGTCATTCTCGCCGCCAAGGGGTCGGCGCTCTGGCAGCGCCGAGTCGCCGACCGGCTCTGAACCTGAGGAACCCATGCCCGAGGCCCAGCCCGCCGTTTCGCAGCCGCGAGCGCACTTCGATGCCGCCGCCGATATCGTCGAGCTCTCCGCCGCCCAGCGCGAGATCCTGAGCCGGCCGTTCCGCGAGATCACCGTCCAGGTCCCGGTCAAGATGGACGACGGGCGGACGGAGGTGTTCACCGGATACCGGATCCAGCACAACGGCGCCCGCGGGCCCACCAAGGGCGGCATCCGCTACCACCAGCACGCGGACCACGACGAGATCCTCGGCCTCGCCCGACTCATGACGTGGAAGACCGCGCTCACCGACATCCCGTTCGGCGGCGCCAAGGGCGGCATCACCGTTGACCCGCGCCAGATGTCCCAGGGCGAGCTGGAGCGGATGACGCGCACCTTCACGTCGCGCATCGCCCTCTGCCTCGGCCCGTACCGCGATGTTCCCGCGCCCGACGTCAACACCAACGCTCAGACCATGGCGTGGATCTTCGACGAGTACTCGCGCGGCCGCGGCTACAGCCCCGCCGCGGTGACCGGAAAGCCCATCGCTCTCGGCGGGTCGCTGGGCCGCGACGAGGCGACGGGCCGCGGCGTCGTGTACGCCATGCAGGAATTCGCCCGCGACAACGGCCTGCCTCTGAAAGGAGCGCGGGTCGCGGTCCAGGGCTTCGGCAACGTGGGAGGGAACCTCGCCCGCATCCTACACGCCGAAGACCAGGCGATGGTGATCGCGGTGAGCGACGTGGACGGCGGCATCGTGAACGAGAAGGGCCTCGACGTCCCCGCGCTCCTCAAGCACGCCGCGGCGCGGCGGCCGGTCGCCGAGTTCGCCGGCGGGACGGCCATCACGAACGAGGACCTGCTCTGCCTGCCCTGCGAATACCTCTGCCCCGCGGCCCTCGGCGGCGCCATCACCGACGCGAATGCCTCGCGGCTCGACTGCAAGGTCGTGGTGGAGGGCGCCAACGCTCCCACCACGCCCGGCGCCGACGCCGTGCTCGACGCGCGCGGCGTCCCCGTCATCCCCGACGTCCTCGCCAACGCGGGCGGCGTGGTCGTCAGCTACTTCGAGTGGACCCAGAACCTCCAGCAGCACCGCTGGGAGCTGGAGTACGTGCAGAGCGAGCTGCGGAAGAAGATGGTGGTGGCGTACCACGAAGTGCGGGACTGCGCGAAGACGCGACGAGTGTCGCTGCGAACGGCCGCCTACGCGATCGCTATCGCGCGCGTCGCCGAGGCGGAGCGGCTGCGCGGGAGCTAGCGGGGGACCGCGCCAGACCGGCAACGGCCCTCCACGGGTCGCCGCCGCCCGCCACCGCTTGACGGACCGCCGTGATCGTGGCCTTCACGTCGCCGCGGTTCCACGAGAGCACCTGGTCGAACCGGTCGAGCTGCGTCCGGTAGAGTCGCTGCGCGAGCACGACCGCGTTGTTGATCGGGCGCTCGGCCAGCGCACGGCCGTCCACCGTCTCGAGCGCGCGAGCGACCGGCCCGCCCAGCTCCGACAGAGCCAGGCGGAAGATCCGGTGCCGCTCCTCCCGCAGCGCCGGCCCCGCGATCCCAGGGGCGTAGAGCTGCTCCAGACGGCCGACGAGCTCCGCGTAGAACCGCCCCAGCCTGATCTCGTCGCGCCACCGCGCCGCCGCCCGATCGGCGTTGCGGCCGTCACCACGGCCGCGGAAGAAGGCCTCCGCACCGCGGTAGCCCACGAAGTTCGCCAGCGATTCGTTGAAATCCACCTGGCCCGGCAGGAAGAGGGTGTTGTGCAGGATCTCGTGGATCACGGTCGCCGCCAGGTCCACCGAATCGCCGCGCAGCACCGTGGACAGCAGCGGGTCGTTGAACCACCCCAGCGTGGAGAACGCGGCGGAGGGCCTGATGTAAGTGTCCATCCCCGTCTGCTCGAGGCGCCGCGCCTCCTTGACCGCGTGGTCGAAAGAGAAAAAGCCCTTGTAAGGCACGCGCCCCACTATGGGATAGTTCCACAGCTTCTGGGCCAGCCGGTCGTACCGGCTCGCCGAGAGCACTAGGACCAGAGTGTCCCGCCTCACTCGCGAGTAGGTCGTGAACGTCTCGCCCGCGGCCAGTCCGAGGGAATCGGCGGCGAAGTCGCGCGCGGCGAGGACCAGCGAGAGCTTGGCGCGCGTCGCCGCGTCGGTGGCGGGATCCGCGGCTACCTCGACGATCGGCTTGCGGCCGAGCAGGATGCGCGCTTCCTCGACGCCGGCCTTCACCAGGTACCGGACTTCCGGACTCACGATCCACGCGCCGACCACCACGAGTGTCAGAATGAACAGGAAGGCGCTGGCGAGACGTAGGAAGGTGCTGAACCGGAACCGGCGCTTCAACGCAGCACCCGCACGCCGATGCGGTGCGACTCGATGCCGGTGACGTCGTAGCCTTGGAACGCGTAGTCTACCCGGATGCTGTGAAAGACCAGGCCGCCGCCGTAACTGAGGTCCTGCCGGTCCGAGGGGGCACGCCCTGCCGCGAAGCCCGCCCGCCCAACGACGCCGCCCCCACCCGATACGACGCCGCCCTCCAGGCCGATCGCCCAGTAGGAGTCGCCGCCGGGGGGCGACACCCAGTCAGTCGTCGCCATGAGGCGCGAGGTGCCCTGTGGATCGATGAAGTTCAGCGTGAAACCGAGGCGGGTGGTCCGCGGCAGCGGCGCCGGCGCCCCGCCGGTCGTGCGAAGGTCGCTCCCGATGTTCTGCACCACGAACCCGAGCGCCGCGA
The window above is part of the Gemmatimonadales bacterium genome. Proteins encoded here:
- a CDS encoding Glu/Leu/Phe/Val dehydrogenase dimerization domain-containing protein: MPEAQPAVSQPRAHFDAAADIVELSAAQREILSRPFREITVQVPVKMDDGRTEVFTGYRIQHNGARGPTKGGIRYHQHADHDEILGLARLMTWKTALTDIPFGGAKGGITVDPRQMSQGELERMTRTFTSRIALCLGPYRDVPAPDVNTNAQTMAWIFDEYSRGRGYSPAAVTGKPIALGGSLGRDEATGRGVVYAMQEFARDNGLPLKGARVAVQGFGNVGGNLARILHAEDQAMVIAVSDVDGGIVNEKGLDVPALLKHAAARRPVAEFAGGTAITNEDLLCLPCEYLCPAALGGAITDANASRLDCKVVVEGANAPTTPGADAVLDARGVPVIPDVLANAGGVVVSYFEWTQNLQQHRWELEYVQSELRKKMVVAYHEVRDCAKTRRVSLRTAAYAIAIARVAEAERLRGS
- a CDS encoding aminopeptidase; the protein is MKRRFRFSTFLRLASAFLFILTLVVVGAWIVSPEVRYLVKAGVEEARILLGRKPIVEVAADPATDAATRAKLSLVLAARDFAADSLGLAAGETFTTYSRVRRDTLVLVLSASRYDRLAQKLWNYPIVGRVPYKGFFSFDHAVKEARRLEQTGMDTYIRPSAAFSTLGWFNDPLLSTVLRGDSVDLAATVIHEILHNTLFLPGQVDFNESLANFVGYRGAEAFFRGRGDGRNADRAAARWRDEIRLGRFYAELVGRLEQLYAPGIAGPALREERHRIFRLALSELGGPVARALETVDGRALAERPINNAVVLAQRLYRTQLDRFDQVLSWNRGDVKATITAVRQAVAGGGDPWRAVAGLARSPASSRAAAPPRRRAR